In Juglans microcarpa x Juglans regia isolate MS1-56 chromosome 1S, Jm3101_v1.0, whole genome shotgun sequence, the genomic stretch GCTGGTGGAGAACAGCCTCAATACCCACTTCGCCTCTGCTACACCTCCATAAACATCATTGTAGGGGCAGCTACCTCAAACTTGTTCAACTCTTTGGAGATGGCCAAGGAGTCATGTCTAGTTCCATCACTCGGTGTTATCAAATCCCCAATCCATTTTTCGTTCTGTCCATTGGGAATAAAGCTCTGACATTAACATTGGCATTAGAAGGAAAGTGACATGGGTTTCTTTCTGAAGTCTTCCTGAGGACACTCCCTATCCATGACAGATTCACAAGTAGAGCCATTAAGAATATTTTCCATTAGGTGACTTTAATATATCTTATCATGCTGTATTCAGGTAAAGGAGATGCCCAATGTATTGATTCTTCCACGAAGTGCAGACTATAGTGACGAAGTATGGATGGAGATAAGGGATAAAGCTACCTCTTTGTTGCAGACATTCTTCATTGATGGTGTTGTTCCAAAGAATGCCATTTCtgatgaggaagaagaggaaagtgaaatagatgatgaaaatgCACAAGCTGATAAGCAAGACAATGAAAGTGCTCTGCAGGGTTTGGTTGGTGAGCAATTGACAGATGATGTTCTTGTAAGCCCAGAAAGCTCTGAGAAAAAGGGTACTAAAAACTCCAAAGAGTCTCCCAGCCAGCACCAGGTTTCAGGTTTGTCTCAAAATACCGCTACCAGATCTGAAGGAAGGCGAAGCAGATCAGGTAAGAAGGCGAAGAAGAGACATACACGTCAAAAGTCCCAGCAAAAATCAGGTGAACCCTCGGTACTAGAAAAGGGAAGTACCTTGCTTCAAGAAGATGATACTGCCATGAGTGGTACGGACCAAGCATTAAGTTCCAGTTCCCGGTTTGCTTCCCCTGACGAATCAAGAAATAGAAAAACACCTATGGATTCAATGCAAGAATCAACTTCTGACCAGCTTTTGAAATCAAAAAAGAAGCTCAGTGGAAAGTCTGACGAATTGTTGAAAGATGGGTATGTTGTAGCCTTATATGCTAGAGATCGTCCTTTGCTCCATGTGTCAAGGCAAAGAGTTAAAAATGGTGGTTGGTTCCTGGATACCATGTCAAATGTAACAACAAGAGATCCTGCAGCACAGTTCCTTGTCGTTTTCAGAAGCAAGGTTTGTTGACTGGAACTTAGATTCTCTTAAGCAGGGCTTAATTTCTCAGTTTATGATAACTGGCTTAACTTGGAAATTTTAATTGCAATCCTGGTTGGCTGATATGTCAATACATGGATGCCACTTCTTCAGGACACAATTGGTTTGCGATCATTTGCTGCTGGTGGGAAATTATTGCAGGTACGACAATTGTACAAGGTGGTGACTGAAATTGTTATTGGAGtgtttaaaattaatgtttaatttttgtattgggctttgcctaattctttgatcaataaagttttgtttacctataaaaaaaaaataaaaattaatgtttaatttttcACGCTTCAtcaagttgataaaaaaaagttgtccGTGGgatctgaaaatattttactaaattagCTGATTTCCTGAAAATTTAAATGTAGTTATATCATCAATGTTGTTATTTGGTAATAGAAGCAGTTTCTATTTTGACATGGCAGATTAATAGAAGAATGGAATTTGTATTTGCTAGTCACAGCTTTGATGTCTGGGAGAGCTGGATGTTGGAAGGTCCTTTGGAGGCGTGCCAACTCATTAACTGTAGAAATCCGTCGGTAAGTTCACTTGTTGCTTCATGTAGTTGCATATGCTGCCGAATTGTTTGGTTGCTATTTCTTGACAAATGCAAAATAACATAGACAGTAGCCATTGGTGATTGGAGTCTTTTTTCCTTGGTTACCCAAATCCAATTCAACAAGACTTCCAAGAGTTTAGTTGGTCTACTTCAGATCTGCACTTTCAACACCATGGAATTAAGGATTGGATGATTCACATGTCTAGGAATTCTACATTAATATCCTTGAGTATATGGAACCTTAGTTCTCCGAGGTATGTTTTAGCACACTATAAATGTCAGATGGGATCA encodes the following:
- the LOC121246671 gene encoding C-terminal binding protein AN-like — translated: MRSSTALSHRNKPASSLPSVVTLNCIEDCALEQESLVGVAAVEHVPLSRLADGKIESAAAVILHSLSYLPRAAQRRLRPYQLILCLGSADRSVDSALAADLGLRLVHVDASRAEEIADSVMALFLGLLRRTHLLSRHALSASGWLGSVQPLCRGMRRCRGLVLGIIGRSASAKSLATRSLAFKMSVLYFDVHEGEGKVSRTSITFPSAARRMDTLNDLLAASDLISLHCALTNETVHIINAECLQHIKPGAFIVNTGSSQLMDDCAVKQLLIDGTIAGCALDGAEGPQWMEAWVKEMPNVLILPRSADYSDEVWMEIRDKATSLLQTFFIDGVVPKNAISDEEEEESEIDDENAQADKQDNESALQGLVGEQLTDDVLVSPESSEKKGTKNSKESPSQHQVSGLSQNTATRSEGRRSRSGKKAKKRHTRQKSQQKSGEPSVLEKGSTLLQEDDTAMSGTDQALSSSSRFASPDESRNRKTPMDSMQESTSDQLLKSKKKLSGKSDELLKDGYVVALYARDRPLLHVSRQRVKNGGWFLDTMSNVTTRDPAAQFLVVFRSKDTIGLRSFAAGGKLLQINRRMEFVFASHSFDVWESWMLEGPLEACQLINCRNPSAALDVRIKVLAAVGEDDGITRWLD